From Bacteroidota bacterium, one genomic window encodes:
- a CDS encoding PQQ-dependent sugar dehydrogenase: MKKILLLFFFLPIFIPAQTYWIDTLCTGLINPVAFDQTPDGRIFLTQKGGSVAQAVNAKIKVYSSTGTFISDFYDLSDSVDADYERGLLGIAVDPDYVNNKYIYVYYVHRYPIDEHIRIARFTDVNNLGTNPTIIFDIDVPDNLPGEHFGGNLHFRPSEPGKIYFTVGDLQLNPTDTSLNYAHMLTNAYGKTLRINKDGTIPTDNPFYDDGNIYTGNCDIIWSYEHRNPFDFCFSPVNDSFYVSENGWNAWDEVDLIHKGKKYGWNECEGNFLNSSTTIPCDDTTAVLPIETWGAPLGGLTGIVFYSGNVLPQFDDHLLVADNDYGNIFDLTMGNSPAYDTVLSKTLFMDATTVGGLTTLREGSDGCIYAMNGGYTGNGSVIKICPSWMNVEEKENPFFSLQQNFPNPFIETTSIHYFLKQNSPLVISLYDISGKEIALLKNGSEQEGVHELTIDAKTLRLSPGIYFCAFACENSTLSVKLIVTK; the protein is encoded by the coding sequence ATGAAAAAAATTTTACTGCTCTTCTTTTTTCTCCCCATTTTCATTCCTGCACAGACTTACTGGATAGATACACTCTGCACCGGCCTCATTAATCCTGTTGCTTTCGATCAAACGCCCGATGGAAGAATTTTTCTGACGCAGAAAGGCGGATCGGTTGCACAGGCAGTAAATGCGAAAATAAAAGTGTATTCGTCAACCGGAACTTTCATCAGCGATTTTTATGACCTGAGCGATTCCGTAGATGCTGATTATGAAAGAGGATTGCTCGGTATTGCAGTCGATCCGGATTATGTGAACAACAAATACATTTACGTTTATTACGTGCATCGTTACCCGATCGATGAACACATTCGCATTGCACGATTCACCGACGTGAATAATCTCGGAACAAATCCCACAATTATTTTTGACATTGATGTTCCGGATAATTTACCCGGCGAACATTTCGGCGGCAATCTTCACTTCCGCCCTTCTGAACCCGGCAAAATTTATTTCACAGTGGGTGATCTTCAATTGAACCCAACCGATACTTCGCTCAATTACGCGCACATGCTCACTAACGCGTACGGAAAAACGCTGCGCATCAATAAAGACGGTACCATTCCAACTGACAATCCATTCTACGACGACGGAAATATCTATACAGGAAATTGCGACATCATCTGGAGTTATGAGCACCGCAATCCATTCGATTTCTGTTTCAGCCCGGTGAATGATTCATTTTATGTTTCTGAGAATGGATGGAATGCGTGGGATGAAGTAGATCTTATTCACAAAGGAAAAAAATACGGATGGAATGAATGCGAAGGAAATTTCCTGAACAGTTCCACTACCATTCCCTGCGACGACACTACTGCAGTACTACCGATTGAAACCTGGGGAGCGCCGCTCGGCGGATTGACAGGAATTGTTTTCTATTCGGGAAATGTACTTCCGCAATTTGACGATCATCTTCTTGTTGCCGATAATGATTATGGAAATATTTTCGATCTCACAATGGGAAATTCTCCGGCATACGACACCGTTCTTTCAAAAACTTTATTCATGGATGCTACTACTGTGGGCGGACTCACTACGCTGCGTGAAGGAAGTGACGGCTGCATTTACGCGATGAACGGAGGATACACGGGAAACGGATCGGTGATAAAAATCTGTCCGTCGTGGATGAATGTAGAAGAAAAAGAGAATCCGTTTTTTTCTTTGCAACAGAATTTTCCGAACCCGTTCATTGAAACTACTTCCATTCATTATTTCCTCAAACAGAATTCCCCATTGGTAATTTCCCTTTATGATATTTCCGGAAAAGAAATTGCTCTTCTTAAAAACGGAAGCGAACAGGAAGGAGTACATGAATTGACGATCGATGCGAAGACACTTCGCCTTTCCCCCGGAATTTATTTTTGCGCGTTTGCGTGCGAAAATTCAACACTGAGCGTGAAACTTATTGTAACGAAATAA
- a CDS encoding transmembrane 220 family protein has protein sequence MGYICIALFFMFVYFGYLNFNDPDPVHWVAIYFAAATVCLLAYFKMAWWYVDAPLILIYVIYSIVNWPNTFKGFRMPMNDHDMNIEKGRESVGLLIAAACTVFSYWVGKGGWIF, from the coding sequence ATGGGCTATATCTGCATTGCACTCTTCTTTATGTTTGTTTATTTCGGATACTTGAATTTCAACGATCCCGATCCTGTTCATTGGGTAGCTATTTATTTTGCTGCTGCCACAGTTTGTTTGCTGGCCTATTTTAAAATGGCGTGGTGGTATGTGGATGCGCCCTTAATATTAATTTATGTGATCTATTCAATAGTAAACTGGCCGAATACATTCAAGGGATTTAGAATGCCGATGAACGATCACGATATGAATATAGAGAAGGGAAGGGAATCGGTCGGATTGTTGATTGCGGCGGCGTGTACGGTGTTTAGTTATTGGGTTGGAAAAGGCGGATGGATATTTTAG
- a CDS encoding type II toxin-antitoxin system RelE/ParE family toxin gives MVEVSWTEQAIDDIDNIAKFIAKDSAKFARIQARRFFEVTLKLEKYPLAGKIVPEIGNKNIREIILGNYRIVYKIVSVKNIDIISIHHSSRLLNKAILKK, from the coding sequence ATGGTTGAAGTAAGTTGGACTGAGCAGGCAATTGACGACATTGATAATATTGCAAAGTTTATCGCGAAAGATTCCGCAAAGTTTGCACGAATTCAAGCAAGACGATTTTTTGAGGTTACCTTAAAACTGGAGAAATATCCTTTGGCTGGAAAGATCGTACCTGAAATTGGTAATAAGAATATCAGAGAGATAATTCTGGGAAATTACAGGATCGTTTATAAAATTGTTTCAGTGAAGAACATTGATATCATTTCTATTCATCATAGCTCAAGATTGCTGAATAAAGCTATTCTCAAAAAATAA
- a CDS encoding alkaline phosphatase family protein has protein sequence MNRIAVINVVGLTRSLIGEHAPFLKKWSEKKNISLVHPILPAVTCSVQSTYLTGKNPKEHGIVGNGWYFSEECEVKFWSQSNKLVQAEKIWEVMKKENPDFTCANMFWWYNMYSSADFSVTPRPQYHADGLKLPDIYSHPSALRDELQNELGIFPLFDFWGPKTSIRSSQWIADASMKVEERYSPTLSLVYLPHLDYCFQRNGNDVAKNKIDLNEIDRVCEKLISFYEKRNVKAVVLSEYGITSVNNPVHLNRVLRKNNFISIREESGLELLDAGASRAFAVCDHQLAHVYVKEKIEIEKVKALLVKTNGVEMVLDKNEQKKYFLDHDRSGDLICVADKNSWFTYYYWLDDKKAPDFARTVEIHKKPGYDPVELFLDPQIAAPALKVGSKIIKKKLGFRYLMDVIPLDATLVKGSHGRIPESKNDWPVFIGGGKNENKITSRDVFGILRDILK, from the coding sequence ATGAATCGAATCGCAGTCATCAACGTCGTTGGACTTACCCGGTCTCTCATCGGGGAGCACGCTCCGTTTCTAAAAAAATGGTCGGAGAAAAAAAATATTTCTCTTGTGCATCCCATTCTTCCCGCTGTCACCTGTTCCGTTCAATCCACTTATCTCACCGGGAAAAATCCGAAGGAACATGGGATCGTTGGCAATGGTTGGTATTTTTCCGAGGAGTGTGAGGTAAAATTCTGGAGTCAGTCGAATAAACTGGTGCAGGCGGAAAAGATATGGGAAGTGATGAAGAAAGAGAATCCGGATTTCACCTGCGCAAATATGTTCTGGTGGTACAATATGTATTCGTCAGCCGATTTTTCCGTAACGCCGCGCCCGCAATATCACGCCGACGGATTGAAATTGCCCGATATTTATTCTCATCCTTCTGCGCTGCGCGATGAATTGCAGAATGAGCTTGGAATTTTTCCGCTGTTTGATTTCTGGGGGCCGAAGACAAGTATCCGTTCTTCGCAATGGATTGCTGATGCTTCCATGAAAGTAGAAGAGCGATATTCGCCCACACTTTCATTGGTATATCTGCCACATCTCGATTATTGTTTTCAGAGGAATGGAAATGATGTAGCGAAAAATAAAATTGATCTGAATGAGATTGATCGTGTTTGTGAAAAATTAATTTCATTTTATGAAAAGAGAAATGTGAAAGCGGTCGTGCTGTCTGAATATGGAATTACTTCGGTGAATAATCCTGTTCATCTGAATCGTGTGCTTCGGAAAAATAATTTCATCTCCATTCGGGAAGAAAGCGGTCTTGAACTTCTTGACGCAGGTGCATCGCGCGCATTCGCGGTGTGCGATCACCAGCTCGCGCATGTATATGTGAAGGAAAAAATTGAAATTGAAAAAGTAAAAGCCCTCCTCGTAAAAACCAACGGAGTAGAAATGGTGCTGGATAAAAACGAGCAGAAAAAATATTTCCTGGATCATGATCGTTCAGGCGATTTGATTTGTGTTGCCGACAAAAATTCCTGGTTCACTTATTATTATTGGCTCGATGATAAAAAAGCGCCTGACTTCGCGCGCACGGTAGAGATCCATAAAAAGCCCGGCTACGATCCTGTAGAATTATTTCTTGATCCGCAGATCGCTGCACCTGCATTGAAAGTCGGATCAAAAATTATTAAAAAGAAATTAGGATTCCGCTACCTGATGGATGTAATTCCGCTCGACGCAACTTTGGTGAAAGGATCACACGGAAGAATTCCGGAATCGAAGAATGACTGGCCGGTTTTCATTGGTGGAGGAAAAAACGAGAATAAAATCACTTCGCGTGATGTCTTTGGTATTCTCCGGGATATCTTGAAATAA
- a CDS encoding 4Fe-4S dicluster domain-containing protein, translating to MDSENKPDRRKFLRSSFLALGAGFLSGSLLESCDPENDTGEQVAVLTPDGKLVSVPKSKLSSEHSVITNAEGREGIPGRKFVMVIDLSKCDGCGKCTEACNKMHFLPPTKEWIEVLKMQDNTEEAPYWFPKNCFHCDNPPCTKVCPVDATFKREDGIVAIDNERCIGCRFCMAACPYSARTFNWAEPIKPNIIESNESIEHVFQSKKGCVEKCDFCPHMAREGKLPGCVTGCPMDAIYFGDEIEDAVTDGSGNTFRLSQMLEEKSAYRFMEELGTQPRVYYLPPYSRMYPGPEKNQQS from the coding sequence ATGGATTCAGAAAATAAACCGGACAGAAGAAAATTTCTCCGCTCCTCTTTTCTTGCATTGGGCGCCGGTTTTTTATCCGGTTCATTGCTTGAGTCGTGCGATCCTGAAAATGATACTGGAGAACAAGTGGCTGTTCTTACTCCGGATGGGAAATTAGTTTCGGTGCCGAAATCAAAATTATCCAGTGAACATTCAGTAATTACAAATGCCGAAGGGCGCGAAGGAATTCCTGGAAGAAAATTTGTAATGGTCATTGATCTTTCAAAATGTGATGGCTGTGGAAAATGCACTGAAGCCTGCAATAAAATGCACTTTCTTCCTCCCACGAAAGAATGGATTGAAGTTTTGAAAATGCAGGATAACACGGAAGAAGCGCCTTACTGGTTTCCGAAAAACTGTTTTCATTGCGACAACCCACCCTGTACAAAAGTTTGCCCGGTTGATGCAACTTTTAAACGCGAAGATGGAATTGTTGCAATTGATAATGAGCGATGCATTGGTTGCAGATTTTGTATGGCAGCATGTCCTTATTCTGCGCGCACGTTCAATTGGGCTGAACCCATTAAACCAAATATCATAGAATCAAATGAATCAATAGAACATGTTTTTCAGAGTAAAAAAGGTTGCGTTGAAAAATGTGATTTCTGTCCGCACATGGCGAGAGAAGGAAAACTTCCTGGTTGCGTAACAGGTTGCCCTATGGATGCTATTTATTTCGGAGATGAAATTGAAGATGCGGTTACAGATGGGTCGGGCAATACGTTCCGCCTTTCGCAAATGCTCGAAGAAAAATCTGCGTATCGCTTCATGGAAGAATTAGGAACACAACCGCGTGTATATTATTTGCCGCCGTATAGCAGGATGTATCCTGGGCCGGAAAAAAATCAGCAATCTTAA
- the nrfD gene encoding polysulfide reductase NrfD, whose translation MTKQLSIQNELMSKMQPFSVKGKILIWLLTLIFLAGIFAYIYQLKNGLVVTAMRDYVSWGLYISVFIFFIGISHVGALMSAILRLTKAEWRYPITRMAEAITFSSLLFAALMPIFDLGRPDRLLHLLFYGRIQSPILWDVMAILTYFFGSILFLYLPMIPDLALLRDSKKISTVRKFIYSKLSLGWNNLPEQKKLLDKCIGIMTLIIIPIAVSVHTVVSWLFAMTLRPGWSSTIFGPYFVAGAIMSGCAAVIIAMAGFRKAYHLEKYITLKHFQRLSILLLTLALIYFYFNVNEYGVPAYKMERGEKELLTDLFYGKYSWIYWMVQTAGLFIPMVMLAFSAIRKSVPSMVIASVLIVLGSLVKRYLVVIPTLLHPFIPIQNAVKGYGNYFPSAAEWMIVAGSFAGFFLVYIGFSKLFPIVPIVETAENFTIEKSIDE comes from the coding sequence ATGACAAAGCAACTGTCCATACAGAATGAATTGATGAGTAAGATGCAGCCATTTTCTGTGAAAGGAAAAATACTGATCTGGCTGCTTACATTAATTTTTCTTGCAGGAATTTTTGCCTACATCTATCAACTGAAGAACGGGCTTGTGGTGACAGCTATGAGAGATTATGTGAGTTGGGGATTATATATTTCTGTTTTTATTTTTTTTATCGGGATCAGTCACGTAGGTGCGCTCATGTCGGCGATCCTGAGATTAACAAAAGCAGAATGGCGATATCCCATTACGAGAATGGCGGAAGCGATTACGTTTTCATCTTTGCTCTTCGCTGCGCTGATGCCGATCTTCGATTTAGGCCGCCCCGATCGCTTGCTGCATCTTTTATTTTATGGAAGAATTCAGTCGCCAATACTCTGGGATGTAATGGCCATCCTGACTTATTTTTTCGGGAGTATTCTTTTTCTTTATCTCCCGATGATTCCGGATCTCGCTTTGTTGCGCGATTCAAAAAAAATTTCAACGGTAAGAAAATTTATTTATTCAAAACTTTCTCTCGGATGGAACAATCTTCCCGAACAGAAAAAACTTCTTGATAAGTGTATTGGCATAATGACCCTAATAATTATTCCGATTGCTGTTTCCGTTCACACCGTTGTTTCGTGGTTATTTGCAATGACGCTTCGCCCGGGATGGTCAAGCACCATCTTCGGCCCCTATTTCGTTGCAGGTGCAATTATGTCGGGATGTGCTGCTGTAATTATTGCGATGGCTGGCTTCCGCAAAGCATATCATCTTGAAAAATATATTACGCTTAAACATTTCCAGCGGTTATCGATTTTACTGCTCACACTGGCATTGATTTATTTTTATTTCAATGTGAATGAATATGGAGTTCCCGCTTACAAAATGGAGCGCGGCGAAAAAGAATTACTTACTGATCTCTTCTACGGAAAGTACAGTTGGATTTACTGGATGGTACAAACTGCAGGATTGTTTATTCCAATGGTAATGCTTGCGTTTTCAGCAATAAGAAAATCTGTTCCCTCGATGGTAATTGCTTCAGTTTTGATTGTGCTGGGCTCATTGGTAAAAAGATATCTCGTCGTTATTCCAACACTGCTTCATCCGTTTATCCCTATACAAAATGCAGTTAAAGGATATGGCAATTATTTTCCAAGTGCAGCCGAATGGATGATAGTTGCAGGTTCTTTTGCAGGTTTTTTCCTGGTGTACATAGGGTTCTCAAAATTATTTCCAATTGTTCCAATCGTAGAAACAGCAGAGAATTTCACCATAGAAAAAAGCATCGATGAATAA
- a CDS encoding cytochrome c, which produces MKKIILLLSFTIFAFQQKTQWVAPPSADKLKNPVAADENSINAGKLIYSPQCKSCHGSKGKGDGPKAADFDVSVGDFTSENFRSQSDGAIFWKIGEGKKPMPAFKGKLSDDQRWNLVNYIRTLGAIKK; this is translated from the coding sequence ATGAAAAAAATAATATTACTTCTGTCTTTTACAATTTTTGCGTTCCAGCAAAAAACACAATGGGTGGCTCCGCCCTCTGCCGATAAATTAAAGAATCCGGTTGCTGCTGATGAGAATTCGATTAATGCAGGCAAACTGATTTATTCGCCACAATGCAAATCCTGCCATGGATCAAAAGGAAAAGGTGATGGCCCGAAAGCAGCAGACTTTGATGTTTCAGTAGGAGATTTTACTTCCGAAAATTTCAGGTCGCAGTCCGACGGAGCCATCTTCTGGAAAATCGGTGAAGGGAAAAAACCGATGCCCGCTTTCAAAGGAAAACTCAGTGATGACCAGCGATGGAATCTTGTGAATTATATCAGGACACTTGGAGCAATAAAAAAATAA
- a CDS encoding cytochrome c → MKKIKNILFVAITLIALATIGGSCGASKDIESEKSGSQLWGENCSRCHNAPASSVYSPAQWEVLVMHMKTRAMIPDEECKKILEFLQSGQ, encoded by the coding sequence ATGAAAAAAATAAAAAATATTCTGTTCGTTGCAATAACGTTAATCGCACTTGCAACTATCGGTGGAAGTTGCGGCGCAAGTAAAGATATTGAATCGGAAAAAAGCGGCTCACAACTCTGGGGCGAAAATTGTTCCAGATGCCACAATGCGCCTGCCTCGTCTGTTTATTCTCCCGCCCAATGGGAGGTTCTGGTGATGCACATGAAGACACGGGCCATGATCCCCGATGAAGAATGCAAAAAAATTCTTGAGTTTCTTCAGTCAGGACAATAA
- the eboE gene encoding metabolite traffic protein EboE, with protein MEIAENLHLTYCSNIHPGETWEEVFAALKKNIPGIKNSVSPDKKFGIGLRLSAEAAGVLLTENHLDEFKSWLKGKDCYVFTMNGFPFGNFHHSIVKDEVYKPDWTTDLRLQYTLDLINVMAELISENSEGGISTSPLSFKPWIKDTAQLDFIIKSSCFHLMKCVEEMAAIRNSTGKIIHLDIEPEPRCLLENSDETIFFFKNYLIPFGVNYFNDKNGLNNEEATKLILDHIRICYDVCHFAVEFEEPGSVIAKFQNAGIKIGKVQISSALKVLTEEKADRKNILEKYSSFAESTYLHQTIAKNNKGELRHFTDLPDALKEFENKDWVEWRTHYHVPVFMPAYSALASTQEDILEVFEILKKNKFTSHLEVETYTWDVLPKEEKLPIDESIIRELKWLLEKMK; from the coding sequence ATGGAGATCGCGGAGAATTTACATCTCACGTATTGTTCCAACATTCATCCCGGTGAAACGTGGGAAGAAGTTTTCGCTGCGCTGAAGAAAAATATTCCCGGAATTAAAAATTCAGTTTCTCCCGATAAAAAATTCGGAATTGGTTTACGATTGAGTGCGGAAGCAGCAGGCGTCCTGTTGACGGAAAATCATCTCGATGAATTCAAATCGTGGTTGAAGGGGAAGGATTGTTATGTTTTCACGATGAATGGATTTCCATTCGGGAATTTTCATCATTCCATTGTAAAAGATGAAGTGTACAAACCCGACTGGACCACCGATCTTCGTTTGCAATACACGCTTGACCTCATCAATGTGATGGCCGAATTAATCTCAGAAAATTCCGAAGGAGGAATTTCAACTTCTCCGTTATCTTTCAAACCGTGGATCAAAGACACCGCCCAGTTGGATTTTATTATTAAGTCTTCCTGTTTTCATTTGATGAAATGCGTGGAGGAAATGGCGGCGATCAGGAATTCGACAGGGAAAATAATTCATCTCGATATTGAACCGGAGCCGCGTTGCCTGCTGGAGAATTCTGATGAAACAATTTTCTTTTTTAAAAATTATCTCATTCCATTCGGCGTAAATTATTTCAACGACAAAAATGGTTTGAATAATGAAGAAGCAACAAAACTCATCCTTGACCACATCCGCATCTGTTATGATGTTTGCCATTTTGCTGTGGAATTTGAAGAACCGGGAAGCGTGATCGCGAAATTTCAGAATGCAGGAATTAAAATCGGGAAAGTGCAGATCAGTTCCGCGCTGAAAGTCCTCACGGAAGAAAAAGCAGATCGAAAAAATATCCTGGAAAAATATTCTTCATTCGCAGAGTCAACTTATCTCCACCAGACGATTGCAAAAAATAATAAAGGAGAACTGCGCCATTTTACAGATCTTCCTGATGCATTAAAAGAATTTGAAAATAAAGACTGGGTCGAGTGGCGCACGCATTACCATGTGCCTGTGTTCATGCCCGCTTATAGTGCGCTCGCTTCTACGCAGGAAGACATCCTGGAAGTTTTTGAGATCCTGAAAAAAAATAAATTTACTTCTCATCTCGAAGTAGAAACCTACACGTGGGATGTTTTACCAAAAGAAGAAAAATTGCCGATTGATGAATCCATCATCCGTGAATTGAAATGGCTTTTGGAAAAAATGAAATGA
- a CDS encoding 3-dehydroquinate synthase yields MIRQQFKINFSYPVFFVDSFFDREKNKEDIFAQCGIQAGSKFLFVIDNAVVGTDLDLVNRIENYFKNSPYKLATARMIVGGGETAKNDFGVLQNILSAIDENKMDRHSYVVAIGGGAVLDVVGFAAAISHRGIRHIRFPSTVLSQNDSGVGVKNGINYFGKKNFLGTFAPPFAVINDCSFLKTLDDRDFRCGIAEAIKVALVKDADFFDFIEKHADELNNRDEKIIKQLIYVCASMHLQHIASVDPFEQGSSRPLDYGHWSAHKIEQLSKYEIRHGEAVVIGMCLDAVYSNLIGKLSEKELLRLINLSEKLNFKLFANEMENNLLEGLQEFREHLGGELTIMLLEKIGKGIEVHEVHEQLMMNAVGFLKNFKS; encoded by the coding sequence GTGATCCGCCAGCAATTCAAAATAAATTTTTCCTACCCGGTTTTTTTTGTCGATTCATTTTTTGATCGAGAAAAAAACAAAGAAGATATTTTCGCACAATGTGGAATTCAAGCAGGGAGTAAATTTCTTTTTGTAATCGACAATGCAGTTGTTGGAACTGATTTGGATTTAGTAAATCGAATTGAAAATTATTTTAAAAATTCCCCTTACAAATTGGCAACAGCAAGAATGATTGTTGGTGGAGGAGAAACAGCAAAAAATGATTTCGGAGTTCTTCAAAATATTCTTTCGGCAATTGATGAAAATAAAATGGATCGACATTCTTATGTTGTTGCAATTGGAGGAGGAGCCGTTCTTGATGTTGTTGGATTCGCTGCTGCGATTTCTCATCGTGGAATTCGTCACATTCGTTTTCCGTCAACTGTTTTATCTCAAAACGATTCTGGTGTTGGTGTGAAAAATGGAATAAATTATTTCGGGAAGAAAAATTTTCTGGGAACTTTTGCCCCACCCTTTGCTGTTATCAACGATTGTTCTTTTCTGAAAACTTTAGATGATCGTGATTTCCGTTGTGGAATTGCGGAAGCGATAAAAGTTGCGTTGGTGAAAGACGCAGATTTTTTTGATTTCATCGAGAAGCATGCAGACGAATTAAATAATCGTGATGAAAAAATTATTAAGCAATTAATTTACGTTTGCGCCTCGATGCATTTGCAACATATTGCCAGCGTCGATCCTTTTGAACAAGGAAGTTCGCGCCCGCTGGATTACGGACACTGGAGTGCGCACAAGATTGAACAATTGAGCAAGTATGAAATTCGTCATGGTGAGGCCGTGGTTATTGGAATGTGTTTGGATGCCGTTTATTCAAATCTCATTGGGAAATTGAGCGAAAAAGAATTGTTGCGCCTCATCAATCTTTCGGAAAAATTAAATTTCAAATTGTTCGCGAATGAGATGGAAAATAATTTACTTGAAGGGTTGCAGGAATTCCGTGAACATCTCGGGGGAGAATTGACCATTATGTTGCTGGAGAAGATCGGGAAAGGAATTGAAGTTCATGAAGTGCATGAGCAACTGATGATGAATGCTGTTGGTTTTCTGAAGAATTTCAAATCCTGA
- the eboC gene encoding UbiA-like protein EboC (EboC, a homolog the polyprenyltransferase UbiA, belongs to system of proteins involved in the trafficking of precursor metabolites to an extracytoplasmic compartment so that the biosynthesis of certain natural products, such as scytonemin, can be completed.), translating to MKTILAYLRLMRPANIVTAVADILAGFSLVTWKDYDTVTDHSSKLFFLIIATIGLYGGGVVMNDVADAELDKIERPERSIPSGLASRKGASIFGICLLIFGICAACMVSLLSGVVAFFVALFALNYDFFAKPHKFFGPLNMGLCRGGNLLLGMSASVWILRNCYPLAILPVIYIAAITMISRGEVMGGNKKAILVAGFFYLMVIAGLLFIPFYVIHKTDIFITDAFAILFAALIYQPLFNAFSDPAPMNIRKAVKAGVLALIAMDATISVSFMGWHYALIVLALLPVSVLLAKVFSVT from the coding sequence ATGAAAACTATTCTCGCGTATTTACGATTGATGCGTCCCGCAAATATTGTGACGGCAGTCGCCGATATCCTCGCGGGATTTTCATTAGTAACCTGGAAAGATTACGACACGGTAACGGATCATTCTTCAAAACTTTTTTTTCTCATTATTGCAACGATCGGTTTGTATGGCGGTGGTGTGGTAATGAATGATGTTGCGGATGCTGAACTGGATAAAATTGAAAGGCCGGAACGATCTATTCCAAGTGGATTGGCAAGCAGGAAAGGCGCCTCCATTTTCGGAATTTGCCTTCTGATCTTTGGGATTTGCGCGGCGTGCATGGTTTCACTTCTCAGCGGAGTAGTAGCTTTTTTCGTTGCGTTATTCGCATTGAATTACGATTTTTTCGCAAAGCCGCATAAATTTTTCGGCCCACTCAATATGGGATTATGCCGCGGTGGGAATTTATTATTAGGAATGAGCGCGTCCGTTTGGATCCTGCGCAATTGCTATCCGCTCGCGATCCTGCCGGTCATTTACATTGCTGCAATTACCATGATCAGCCGCGGGGAAGTAATGGGCGGAAATAAAAAAGCAATTCTTGTTGCCGGATTTTTTTATTTGATGGTGATCGCCGGATTACTTTTTATTCCATTTTATGTGATCCATAAAACAGATATTTTCATCACAGATGCTTTTGCCATCCTGTTCGCCGCGCTCATTTACCAGCCGCTTTTCAATGCGTTTTCCGATCCCGCACCAATGAATATCCGCAAGGCAGTGAAAGCAGGCGTGCTCGCACTCATAGCGATGGACGCTACCATTTCCGTTTCATTCATGGGCTGGCACTATGCTTTGATCGTCCTCGCGCTGCTTCCTGTTTCTGTTTTACTTGCAAAGGTTTTTTCTGTAACGTGA
- a CDS encoding TatD family hydrolase — MKYIDPHIHMVSRTTDDYEAMRKAGIVAIIEPSFWQGQLRTSAGTFLDYFNTLVGFERFRASQFGIKHYCTIGLNSKEANNEALAEQVMHLLPKFIYKDGVVGVGEIGYDDQTDLEDKYYRLQLELAKEAKLPVQIHTPHRDKKKGTSRSMDVVLEHNLSPRMVIVDHNNEETVKEVLDRGFWAGFTIYPHTKMGNERMVEIVKQYGTKNIFINSAADWGVSDPLAVPKTAALMLERGISEDDVKKVCYSNALEAFGQSGQFNESDWLNADPVDQNLKYHGNSILRGGQKPLVEEKDPKIIR; from the coding sequence ATGAAATACATCGATCCTCACATACACATGGTCTCGCGCACGACCGACGACTATGAAGCCATGCGCAAGGCCGGAATTGTGGCCATCATTGAACCTTCTTTCTGGCAGGGACAATTGCGCACTTCGGCCGGAACTTTTCTCGATTATTTCAATACGCTCGTGGGTTTCGAAAGATTCCGTGCCAGTCAATTCGGAATAAAACATTACTGTACCATCGGGTTGAATTCAAAAGAAGCAAATAACGAAGCGCTCGCCGAACAGGTGATGCACCTGCTTCCGAAATTCATTTACAAAGACGGAGTGGTTGGAGTAGGAGAGATCGGCTATGACGACCAGACGGATCTTGAAGATAAATATTACCGGTTGCAACTGGAATTGGCGAAAGAAGCAAAACTTCCCGTGCAGATCCATACGCCGCACCGCGACAAGAAAAAAGGAACTTCACGCAGCATGGATGTTGTATTGGAACACAACCTTTCCCCGCGCATGGTGATCGTCGATCATAACAATGAAGAGACCGTGAAAGAAGTGCTCGACCGCGGATTCTGGGCGGGCTTCACCATTTACCCGCACACGAAAATGGGAAATGAACGTATGGTGGAAATTGTAAAGCAATATGGTACAAAGAATATTTTCATCAACTCCGCAGCCGACTGGGGCGTGAGCGATCCGCTGGCCGTTCCGAAAACTGCCGCGCTGATGCTGGAGCGCGGAATTTCTGAAGACGATGTGAAAAAAGTCTGTTACTCCAATGCGCTTGAAGCATTCGGACAAAGCGGACAATTCAACGAGAGCGATTGGCTGAATGCAGATCCCGTTGATCAGAACCTGAAATATCATGGCAATTCCATTCTGCGCGGCGGACAAAAACCATTGGTGGAAGAGAAGGATCCGAAAATCATCAGGTGA